In Sedimentibacter sp. MB31-C6, one genomic interval encodes:
- a CDS encoding alpha/beta fold hydrolase: MQINIKNLNINYIDEGIGKPVLLLHGWGGSIQTMLPIFNILKDRCRVIALDLPGFGESDIPKMPWNSYDYADFIKKFVNEINIKGIILIGHSHGGRISIILSSKYDNLIKKLVLIDSAGLIPKRNIKYHIKVYSFKILKYVFTIFVKGNKEERLEKFYKKYGSADYRDSQGTMRKTLVKVVNDNLIELLPMIKVPTLLIWGENDEDTPLYMGKLMEQKIEDSGLVILKNAGHYSYIDCYDQFKAVINVFLKEDFNI; the protein is encoded by the coding sequence ATGCAAATTAATATTAAAAATTTAAATATTAACTACATAGATGAAGGAATAGGTAAGCCAGTGTTATTGCTCCATGGTTGGGGTGGAAGCATACAAACTATGTTACCTATTTTTAATATTTTAAAAGATAGATGTAGAGTTATTGCATTGGATTTACCAGGGTTTGGTGAAAGTGATATACCAAAAATGCCATGGAATTCTTATGATTATGCTGATTTTATAAAAAAATTTGTTAATGAAATAAATATTAAGGGTATTATATTAATTGGACATTCACATGGTGGAAGAATTTCTATAATATTATCAAGTAAATATGATAATTTAATAAAAAAATTAGTATTGATTGATAGTGCAGGTTTAATACCTAAAAGGAATATTAAGTATCATATTAAAGTATATAGTTTTAAGATATTAAAATACGTATTTACTATATTTGTAAAAGGAAATAAAGAAGAAAGATTGGAAAAGTTCTATAAAAAATATGGCTCTGCTGATTACAGAGATTCTCAGGGAACAATGCGAAAAACTTTAGTTAAAGTTGTTAATGATAACTTAATTGAATTATTACCTATGATAAAGGTACCAACACTTTTAATATGGGGAGAGAATGATGAAGATACTCCACTATATATGGGTAAATTAATGGAGCAAAAAATTGAAGATAGCGGGTTAGTTATACTAAAAAATGCAGGTCATTATTCATATATTGATTGTTATGACCAATTTAAAGCAGTAATTAATGTCTTCCTAAAAGAAGATTTCAACATATAG
- a CDS encoding UDP-N-acetylmuramoyl-tripeptide--D-alanyl-D-alanine ligase, with amino-acid sequence MKIVILLFVVFWMILCALKLKYSLHMIQLVGYKSNKYIEWINNNKNKIHTKYDKIYISNLIIFSVFLLFKYSSEYIFGYSLMYLINIIILLVINVWLEFWSKYDVKKPLVFTGRAKRLFGITLLLVLIDLISTTILVLLITKNLILYFILFAGLLSIIYYFSSYYIIAANYIAKPIENKINNKFYSAASRKIREMKNITSIGITGSYGKTSTKFITATILNEKYKVLNTPESYNTPMGISKVINNDLNGEYDIFIAELGATQIGDIKEVAELSNPTIGIITSIGPCHLETFKSIDNIMRTKYELIEELPDNGIAIFNYDNDYVKKLGDKTFKEKILYGIDNIEDTDVFATDIKVSNKGSTFTLCVSGLGNIECKTKLLGRHNILNILAGVATAKVLGLSLEEISKGISKIKNIEHRLQLIDPGTGVIVIDDAFNSNPDGAKTALEVIDSFNDKRKIIVTPGMVELGEVEELENEKFGESIAKICDIAILIGERRTKPIFKGLQKHDFNMSNLYVVNSLDEASKVLKSLTKFNDVVLFENDLPDTYNEV; translated from the coding sequence ATGAAAATAGTAATTTTATTATTCGTCGTATTTTGGATGATTTTATGTGCATTAAAGTTGAAGTATAGTTTACATATGATTCAATTAGTTGGATATAAAAGCAACAAATATATAGAATGGATAAACAATAACAAGAATAAAATACATACTAAATATGATAAGATATATATATCGAATTTAATAATTTTTTCTGTTTTTCTATTATTTAAGTATTCTAGCGAGTATATTTTTGGTTATTCTTTGATGTATTTAATTAATATAATTATTTTATTAGTTATAAATGTTTGGTTAGAATTTTGGTCTAAATATGATGTAAAGAAGCCACTTGTATTTACAGGAAGAGCTAAACGCTTGTTTGGAATTACTTTATTATTAGTTTTGATAGACTTAATAAGTACAACAATTTTAGTTTTATTAATAACAAAAAATTTAATATTGTATTTTATACTATTTGCTGGCTTATTATCCATAATCTATTATTTTTCTTCGTATTATATAATAGCTGCAAATTATATAGCAAAACCTATAGAAAATAAGATTAATAATAAGTTTTACTCAGCTGCTTCAAGGAAAATTAGAGAAATGAAAAATATTACTTCTATCGGTATAACAGGTAGTTATGGTAAAACAAGTACTAAATTTATTACTGCAACAATACTTAATGAAAAATATAAAGTATTAAATACTCCGGAAAGTTATAATACTCCTATGGGAATTAGTAAAGTAATAAATAACGATTTAAATGGCGAGTATGATATATTCATTGCTGAATTAGGAGCTACTCAAATAGGAGATATAAAAGAAGTAGCAGAACTTTCTAATCCAACAATAGGGATAATAACTTCTATTGGGCCATGTCATTTAGAGACTTTTAAATCTATTGATAATATTATGCGAACTAAATATGAACTTATAGAAGAATTACCTGATAACGGCATTGCTATTTTTAATTATGATAATGATTATGTCAAAAAATTAGGAGACAAAACATTTAAAGAAAAAATATTATATGGTATAGACAATATTGAAGATACTGATGTATTTGCAACGGACATAAAAGTTAGCAACAAAGGTTCTACATTTACTTTATGTGTAAGTGGATTAGGCAATATAGAATGTAAAACAAAACTTCTTGGAAGACACAATATTTTAAATATACTTGCAGGAGTTGCAACAGCAAAAGTATTAGGGTTATCTTTAGAAGAAATATCAAAAGGTATATCAAAGATAAAAAATATAGAACACAGACTACAACTCATAGATCCGGGTACCGGCGTTATAGTAATCGATGACGCATTTAATTCAAATCCTGATGGAGCAAAAACTGCTTTAGAAGTAATAGATTCCTTTAACGATAAAAGAAAAATAATAGTAACACCGGGAATGGTAGAACTGGGAGAAGTAGAGGAATTAGAAAACGAAAAATTTGGAGAAAGTATTGCAAAGATTTGTGATATTGCAATATTAATTGGAGAAAGAAGAACAAAACCAATTTTCAAAGGATTACAAAAACATGATTTTAACATGAGTAATCTGTATGTTGTTAATTCATTAGATGAAGCTAGTAAGGTACTTAAATCTTTAACAAAATTCAATGACGTAGTTCTATTTGAAAATGATTTACCTGATACATATAATGAAGTATAA
- a CDS encoding D-alanine--D-alanine ligase family protein, producing MKTSVGIIIGGKTVEHEVSIITGLQVLDNINKEKYDPRIIYIQKDGKWFIGNSLHDINNFKNKKFEDAYEVLLGFENGKLILYPHPNIKQGLFCKKYNTYEIDVVFPAVHGTNVEDGALHGIFQMNKVPCAFGSVLSSAVGMDKVIMKKVFQSYNLPVVNYTWFYRSSWENDREKILSDIEKIDYPLIVKPANLGSSIGISKAANKEELINCLEIAMAYDRKVIVEKCIENAREINCAVMGFENDLTSSLCEEPIGWKEFLTYEDKYVNESKGVSGDKRRIPADLDNEVTEEIKNLAKIAFKSIDCCGNARIDFLYDGNNIYVNEINTIPGSIAFYLWEGMGVTFTQMITKIIEFAIKQQDQRDINTVSYDIDLLNKMASSGKHK from the coding sequence ATGAAAACATCAGTTGGTATAATAATAGGTGGAAAAACTGTAGAACATGAAGTATCAATAATAACTGGACTACAAGTATTAGACAATATTAATAAAGAAAAGTATGACCCTAGAATTATATATATTCAGAAAGACGGAAAATGGTTTATTGGTAACAGCTTACATGATATTAATAATTTTAAGAATAAGAAATTTGAAGATGCTTATGAGGTTTTATTAGGATTTGAAAATGGAAAGTTAATTCTCTATCCTCATCCTAATATAAAGCAAGGGTTGTTTTGTAAAAAATATAATACCTATGAGATTGATGTAGTATTTCCTGCAGTTCATGGAACAAATGTAGAAGATGGTGCACTTCATGGTATATTTCAAATGAATAAAGTACCATGTGCCTTTGGTTCTGTTTTGAGTTCAGCTGTTGGAATGGATAAAGTTATTATGAAAAAAGTTTTCCAAAGTTATAATTTACCTGTTGTTAATTATACATGGTTCTATAGAAGTAGCTGGGAAAATGATAGAGAAAAAATATTATCTGATATTGAAAAAATAGATTATCCGTTGATAGTTAAACCTGCTAATTTAGGCTCTAGCATCGGTATAAGTAAAGCTGCTAATAAGGAGGAACTTATTAATTGTTTAGAAATTGCAATGGCATATGATAGAAAAGTAATTGTAGAAAAATGCATTGAGAATGCAAGAGAAATAAATTGTGCTGTTATGGGCTTTGAAAATGACTTAACTTCTTCCCTATGTGAAGAACCAATTGGATGGAAAGAATTTCTAACATATGAAGATAAATATGTAAATGAATCAAAAGGTGTGTCAGGAGATAAAAGAAGAATTCCTGCAGACTTAGATAATGAAGTAACAGAAGAAATTAAAAATCTCGCTAAGATTGCTTTTAAATCAATAGATTGCTGTGGAAATGCAAGAATAGATTTTCTATATGATGGTAACAATATTTATGTAAATGAAATCAATACCATACCTGGATCCATAGCATTTTATTTATGGGAAGGAATGGGGGTAACATTTACTCAAATGATAACAAAAATAATTGAGTTTGCCATAAAACAACAAGATCAAAGGGATATAAATACTGTTTCCTATGATATTGATTTATTAAATAAAATGGCTAGTAGTGGTAAACATAAGTAA